A single window of Salmo trutta unplaced genomic scaffold, fSalTru1.1, whole genome shotgun sequence DNA harbors:
- the LOC115186681 gene encoding zinc finger protein 2 homolog gives TGEKPFSCTQCGKRFTTSGSLTLHQRTHTGEKPYSCGQCGKSFGQSSDLTVHQRIHTGQKPYSCDQCGKSFVQSGQLTLHQRTHTGEKPYSCDQCGKSFGRSCHLTQHQGTHTGEKSYSCDQCGKSFCQSGQLTQHQRTHTGEKPYSCDQCGK, from the coding sequence acaggagagaaaccatttagctgtactcaatgtgggaagagatttactacatctggctctctgactttacaccagagaacacacacaggagagaaaccttatagctgtggtcaatgtgggaagagttttggtcaatctagcgatctgacagtgcaccagagaatacatacaggacagAAACCCTATagttgtgatcaatgtgggaagagttttgttcaatctggccagctgacattacaccagagaacacacacaggagagaaaccttatagctgtgatcaatgtgggaagagttttggtcgatcttgccatctgactcaacaccagggaacacacacaggagagaaatcttatagctgtgatcaatgtgggaagagtttttgtcaatctggccagctgactcaacaccagagaacacacacaggagagaaaccatatagctgtgatcaatgtggcaag